One window of Marinobacterium aestuarii genomic DNA carries:
- a CDS encoding c-type cytochrome: protein MNKLLISLLVTFGISGVAQAAGDAAAGKANTAVCAACHSADGNSAVPNFPKLAGQNEAYLLKQLKEIKAGSRQVVEMTGLLGGYSDQDLADISAYFASQKVQIGQTPEDQVAAGQQIYRAGLKDKGVAACTACHSPNGTGVDSAGFPALSGQHAVYVEKQLKAFRDGARANDPNGMMRDIAAKLSDTEIKAVAAYVQGLH from the coding sequence ACTGATCAGCTTACTGGTGACCTTTGGAATTTCGGGCGTAGCTCAGGCCGCAGGTGATGCCGCTGCCGGCAAGGCCAATACGGCTGTGTGCGCCGCTTGCCATAGCGCCGACGGCAACAGTGCCGTACCGAACTTCCCCAAGCTGGCCGGGCAGAACGAAGCCTATTTGCTCAAGCAGCTCAAGGAAATCAAGGCCGGTTCCCGCCAAGTTGTTGAAATGACCGGATTGCTGGGCGGTTACAGCGATCAGGATCTCGCCGACATTTCAGCCTACTTTGCCAGCCAGAAAGTACAAATTGGTCAGACGCCGGAAGATCAGGTCGCTGCGGGTCAGCAGATTTACCGCGCCGGTCTGAAAGACAAGGGCGTTGCTGCCTGCACCGCCTGCCATTCGCCCAATGGTACCGGTGTCGACTCGGCCGGCTTCCCGGCGCTGAGCGGCCAGCACGCCGTCTATGTTGAGAAGCAGCTGAAGGCATTTCGCGATGGCGCGCGCGCGAATGACCCCAATGGCATGATGCGTGACATCGCAGCCAAGCTCAGCGACACCGAGATCAAGGCCGTTGCTGCTTACGTTCAGGGTCTGCACTGA